From Quadrisphaera sp. DSM 44207, the proteins below share one genomic window:
- a CDS encoding LysR family transcriptional regulator, protein MELRQLEYLGAVAEEASFTRAAARVHVSQSGISAQVRQLERHLGAQLIDRSGRTATLTPAGASALEHARAALASAAAVRRAVDAVTGLVRGRLVVGMVRGCTVAPLFAALASFHRAHPGVELALVEDDSDQLLDRVRAGAVDLALVGTPDVPPAGLHALTLLAEPVVAAVPLGHPLTRPARATLADLAAHPLVCLPRGTGIRTVFDRACSAAGIEPTIALQASSPDAVADLAARGLGVAVLSESMTAGRADRLRPVPLTDLTDLAALALAWSSSEDPAVAALLAHCRDAFGRPSDARLPATR, encoded by the coding sequence ATGGAACTGCGGCAGCTGGAGTACCTCGGGGCGGTAGCCGAGGAGGCGAGCTTCACCCGCGCCGCAGCCCGGGTGCACGTGAGCCAGTCCGGCATCAGCGCCCAGGTCCGCCAGCTCGAGCGCCACCTGGGCGCTCAGCTCATCGACCGCTCCGGGCGCACCGCGACCCTGACCCCGGCCGGTGCTTCCGCGCTCGAGCACGCCCGCGCCGCGCTGGCCTCCGCCGCCGCCGTCCGCCGTGCGGTGGACGCCGTCACCGGCCTCGTCCGCGGCCGGCTGGTGGTCGGCATGGTCCGCGGGTGCACCGTCGCCCCGCTGTTCGCGGCCCTGGCCTCCTTCCACCGCGCCCATCCCGGCGTCGAGCTCGCGCTGGTCGAGGACGACTCCGACCAGCTCCTCGACCGGGTGCGCGCCGGCGCGGTCGACCTCGCCCTGGTCGGCACCCCGGACGTCCCGCCGGCGGGCCTGCACGCCCTGACCCTCCTCGCCGAACCCGTCGTGGCCGCCGTCCCGCTCGGCCACCCGCTGACCCGGCCGGCGCGCGCGACCCTCGCCGACCTGGCCGCCCACCCACTCGTCTGCCTGCCTCGGGGCACCGGCATCCGCACCGTCTTCGACCGGGCCTGCTCCGCCGCCGGGATCGAGCCGACCATCGCCCTGCAGGCCAGCTCTCCCGACGCCGTCGCCGACCTCGCGGCTCGCGGCCTCGGGGTCGCCGTCCTCAGCGAGTCCATGACCGCGGGCCGTGCAGACCGGCTCCGGCCCGTCCCGCTCACGGACCTGACCGACCTGGCAGCCCTCGCCCTCGCCTGGTCGAGCAGCGAGGACCCCGCCGTGGCAGCGCTGCTCGCGCACTGCCGGGACGCCTTCGGCCGTCCCTCCGACGCCCGGCTGCCGGCGACCCGCTGA
- a CDS encoding GrpB family protein has product MTPTARGPVPSGPAVLVPHDPRWAGFAAERLAALREALAPLVDDVDACAFDHIGSTAVPGLAAKASVDLQVRVPVLPEPAVLDAALAPLGWVPAPGSRPDSPGVTRDLPFPGDVEPEEVWAKRLFTSADPARPAILHVRLAASPFGRRTLAFRDRLRAEPDLRAAYERLKRDLAAAHADAPDYDDYTRGKSDFVRAASR; this is encoded by the coding sequence GTGACGCCCACCGCCCGGGGCCCGGTGCCGAGCGGCCCGGCGGTCCTGGTGCCGCACGACCCCCGGTGGGCGGGGTTCGCCGCCGAGCGCCTGGCCGCCCTGCGCGAGGCCCTGGCGCCGCTGGTCGACGACGTGGACGCCTGCGCCTTCGACCACATCGGCTCCACCGCCGTCCCGGGCCTGGCCGCCAAGGCGTCGGTGGACCTGCAGGTGCGGGTGCCGGTGCTGCCCGAGCCCGCCGTCCTGGACGCCGCGCTCGCCCCGCTGGGATGGGTGCCGGCACCGGGCAGCAGACCCGACTCCCCCGGCGTGACCCGCGACCTCCCCTTCCCCGGCGACGTCGAGCCGGAGGAGGTGTGGGCCAAGCGGCTGTTCACCTCGGCCGACCCGGCGCGGCCGGCGATCCTGCACGTGCGGCTGGCGGCGTCCCCGTTCGGACGGCGCACGCTGGCCTTCCGCGACCGGCTGCGCGCCGAGCCGGACCTGCGCGCCGCGTACGAGCGCCTCAAGCGCGACCTCGCCGCCGCGCACGCGGACGCCCCGGACTACGACGACTACACCCGCGGCAAGTCCGACTTCGTCCGCGCGGCGTCCCGCTGA
- a CDS encoding MFS transporter: MPGLSEVPEPAPSAPMAWRTRTAVFLLGLGALLNLYSTQPLLPELARDLGVPATRSAWTISATALGVAVVAPFAGAVSDRLGRKRVMLAAIAAAVLATLACAAAGSFESLLVLRFVQGLLVPFVFAVAVAYVAEEHTGPVAAAGNALYVAGTAFGGFCGRFLSGAVTAHLGWRSSFLVLALVLALTLAAVAAWLPRERGFARSRSLLAGLRGVGRHLRNASLLGTCLVGATILFLQVGSLTYAALHLQAPPFGLGTAEVGAVFAVPLVAVVVTPLTGRLIGRAGRLAVFAAASLVSVAGLGLTLVPATPAVVAGLAASSTGVFSSQACATGHAAAAAGSSRSGAVGLYLTCYYAGGGVGAVAPAPVYASAGWGGCVVLLAAVAAASVVVALLAWPAGAGRR; this comes from the coding sequence GTGCCAGGTCTGTCCGAGGTCCCCGAGCCCGCGCCCTCCGCGCCGATGGCGTGGCGGACCAGGACCGCCGTCTTCCTGCTCGGTCTGGGCGCGCTGCTGAACCTGTACTCCACCCAGCCGCTGCTGCCGGAGCTGGCCCGCGACCTCGGCGTCCCGGCCACCCGCAGCGCCTGGACGATCAGCGCCACGGCCCTGGGCGTCGCGGTGGTGGCCCCGTTCGCGGGGGCGGTGTCGGACCGGCTGGGCCGCAAGCGCGTGATGCTCGCCGCGATCGCCGCGGCGGTCCTCGCCACGCTGGCGTGCGCGGCGGCGGGGAGCTTCGAGTCCCTGCTGGTGCTCCGCTTCGTGCAGGGCCTGCTGGTGCCGTTCGTCTTCGCCGTCGCCGTGGCCTACGTCGCCGAGGAGCACACCGGGCCCGTCGCCGCGGCCGGCAACGCCCTCTACGTCGCAGGCACCGCGTTCGGCGGGTTCTGCGGGCGGTTCCTGTCAGGAGCGGTCACCGCGCACCTCGGGTGGCGCTCCTCCTTCCTCGTGCTGGCCCTCGTGCTGGCGCTCACCCTGGCCGCGGTCGCGGCCTGGCTCCCGCGCGAGCGCGGCTTCGCCCGCTCGCGCTCGCTGCTGGCGGGCCTGCGCGGCGTCGGGCGGCACCTGCGGAACGCGTCCCTGCTGGGCACCTGCCTCGTCGGGGCGACGATCCTGTTCCTCCAGGTCGGGTCCCTGACCTACGCGGCGCTGCACCTGCAGGCCCCGCCCTTCGGCCTGGGCACCGCCGAGGTGGGGGCGGTGTTCGCCGTCCCGCTCGTCGCCGTCGTCGTCACCCCGCTCACCGGGCGCCTGATCGGCCGCGCCGGTCGGCTCGCGGTGTTCGCGGCGGCCAGCCTGGTGTCCGTGGCCGGCCTCGGCCTCACCCTGGTCCCGGCCACCCCGGCGGTGGTCGCCGGCCTGGCCGCGTCGTCGACCGGCGTGTTCTCCAGCCAGGCCTGCGCCACCGGGCACGCCGCCGCGGCCGCGGGGTCCTCCCGCTCCGGCGCGGTCGGGCTGTACCTGACGTGCTACTACGCCGGCGGCGGCGTCGGCGCCGTCGCACCGGCGCCCGTGTACGCCAGCGCGGGCTGGGGCGGGTGCGTCGTCCTGCTGGCGGCGGTGGCCGCCGCCAGCGTCGTCGTGGCGCTCCTGGCGTGGCCCGCCGGCGCGGGACGCCGCTGA
- a CDS encoding oxygenase MpaB family protein — MSARSTPDVPGGGEALPRLLAPDHLARAEAVYQDLVTVRFGFEARLGHVLAYLRTYASPSIAGLLAHTGHVQHAPEKRATDTGLFVYELFVAGLDSPTGDQVVRRLAAMHSRWRIADDDYTWVLGTFAVLGTRVIERCARRRLTDDERQATVDWWREFGTRMGVVDVPATYAEFADAFDDYERRRLRRTEEGQALLAASWPALVAGLPAPARPLARQLVGVLTDEPARSALGLPRPDPATRAAVTTALRARALLQRGRGTGLGFTPGAPIGPYRDGYTLDDLGVGDDHRHPMAR; from the coding sequence GTGAGCGCACGGAGCACGCCGGACGTGCCCGGGGGTGGCGAGGCGCTGCCGCGGCTGCTGGCCCCGGACCACCTGGCGCGGGCGGAAGCGGTCTACCAGGACCTGGTCACCGTCCGGTTCGGGTTCGAGGCCCGCCTGGGGCACGTCCTGGCCTACCTGCGCACCTACGCCTCCCCGTCGATCGCGGGGCTGCTCGCGCACACCGGGCACGTGCAGCACGCGCCCGAGAAGCGGGCGACCGACACGGGCCTGTTCGTGTACGAGCTGTTCGTCGCCGGCCTGGACTCCCCCACCGGCGATCAGGTGGTGCGCCGGCTGGCCGCGATGCACTCCCGCTGGCGGATCGCCGACGACGACTACACCTGGGTGCTGGGCACCTTCGCCGTCCTCGGCACCCGCGTGATCGAGCGCTGCGCCCGGCGCCGGCTCACCGACGACGAGCGGCAGGCCACGGTGGACTGGTGGCGGGAGTTCGGCACGAGGATGGGCGTGGTCGACGTCCCCGCGACCTACGCCGAGTTCGCCGACGCCTTCGACGACTACGAGCGCCGGCGGCTGCGGCGCACCGAGGAGGGCCAGGCCCTGCTGGCGGCCAGCTGGCCCGCGCTGGTGGCCGGGCTCCCGGCGCCGGCGCGGCCCCTGGCCCGCCAGCTCGTCGGCGTGCTCACCGACGAGCCCGCCCGCAGCGCCCTCGGCCTGCCGAGGCCGGACCCGGCGACGCGCGCGGCGGTGACGACCGCGCTCCGCGCCCGCGCTCTGCTGCAGCGCGGGCGCGGCACCGGGCTGGGCTTCACGCCCGGCGCCCCGATCGGGCCCTACCGCGACGGCTACACCCTCGACGACCTCGGGGTCGGCGACGACCACCGGCACCCCATGGCGCGCTGA
- a CDS encoding ABC transporter substrate-binding protein, which yields MRVGTRRTRAVMAVASMTLLLTACSGGGGETGTEGGGEGGSGGGTFSMYIGDPENPLVPGNTTESEGHQVISSLWTGLVEYTAEGEVEYTGVAESIESEDNTTWTVTLKDGWTFHDGTPVTASSFVDSWNYTAYSPNAQNASYFFSNIAGYDELQAPTDEAGTVTGEPAATEMSGLSVVDDRTFTVALASPFAQFPVTVGYSAFYPLPESFFTDPEAAGRQPVGNGPFRADEEFVPGQGFTVTRYDEYAGEGAAQADSVEFRVYADLNTAYTDVQGGNLDVLPDVPPDALATAQDEFGDRYLEAPSSGFAYLGFPTYDPRYADKRVRQALSMAVDRQAIADAIFAGGREPADSVIAPVVDGYREGACEYCVLDVERADQLLDEAGFDRSQPVELWFNAGAGHDAYIEAVGNQLRENLGLEYTLRGELEFAEYLPLGDERGYTGPFRLGWSMDYPSPQNYLEPLYSTAALPPAGSNSTFYSNPQFDQLVQQGNSASSNEEAIALYQQAEDVVLEDMPVIPMFFELEQAMHSENVSDVVIDVFGDIDTAGVTVN from the coding sequence ATGCGGGTTGGAACCCGGAGGACGCGCGCCGTGATGGCCGTGGCCTCGATGACGCTGCTGCTCACCGCCTGCTCCGGTGGTGGCGGCGAGACCGGCACCGAGGGCGGTGGCGAGGGCGGCAGCGGCGGCGGCACCTTCAGCATGTACATCGGAGATCCCGAGAACCCGCTGGTGCCCGGCAACACCACCGAGTCCGAGGGTCACCAGGTCATCTCGTCCCTGTGGACCGGACTGGTGGAGTACACGGCCGAGGGTGAGGTGGAGTACACCGGCGTGGCCGAGTCCATCGAGTCCGAGGACAACACCACGTGGACCGTGACGCTGAAGGACGGCTGGACCTTCCACGACGGCACGCCCGTGACGGCGAGCTCCTTCGTCGACTCGTGGAACTACACGGCGTACAGCCCGAACGCCCAGAACGCGTCGTACTTCTTCTCCAACATCGCCGGTTACGACGAGCTGCAGGCGCCGACCGACGAGGCGGGCACCGTCACGGGCGAGCCCGCGGCCACCGAGATGAGCGGTCTGTCCGTCGTCGACGACCGCACGTTCACCGTCGCGCTGGCGTCTCCGTTCGCCCAGTTCCCCGTCACCGTCGGCTACAGCGCCTTCTACCCGCTGCCGGAGTCCTTCTTCACCGACCCAGAGGCCGCCGGTCGGCAGCCGGTCGGCAACGGCCCGTTCCGGGCCGACGAGGAGTTCGTCCCGGGGCAGGGGTTCACCGTGACCCGTTACGACGAGTACGCCGGGGAAGGGGCCGCGCAGGCCGACTCCGTGGAGTTCCGCGTCTACGCCGACCTGAACACCGCCTACACCGACGTGCAGGGGGGCAACCTCGACGTCCTCCCGGACGTGCCGCCGGACGCCCTGGCGACCGCCCAGGACGAGTTCGGGGACCGCTACCTCGAGGCGCCGTCGTCCGGGTTCGCCTACCTCGGCTTCCCGACCTACGACCCGCGCTACGCCGACAAGCGGGTGCGCCAGGCGCTGTCCATGGCCGTCGACCGCCAGGCGATCGCGGACGCGATCTTCGCCGGCGGGCGCGAGCCGGCCGACTCGGTCATCGCCCCCGTCGTCGACGGCTACCGCGAGGGCGCCTGCGAGTACTGCGTGCTGGACGTCGAGCGGGCCGACCAGCTGCTCGACGAGGCCGGCTTCGACCGCAGCCAGCCGGTCGAGCTGTGGTTCAACGCCGGCGCCGGCCACGACGCCTACATCGAGGCGGTGGGCAACCAGCTGCGGGAGAACCTCGGGCTGGAGTACACCCTGCGCGGTGAGCTCGAGTTCGCCGAGTACCTGCCGCTGGGCGACGAGAGGGGCTACACCGGCCCGTTCCGCCTCGGCTGGAGCATGGACTACCCGAGCCCGCAGAACTACCTCGAGCCGCTGTACTCCACGGCGGCGCTGCCGCCGGCGGGCTCGAACTCCACGTTCTACTCCAACCCGCAGTTCGACCAGCTGGTCCAGCAGGGCAACTCCGCGAGCAGCAACGAGGAGGCCATCGCGCTGTACCAGCAGGCGGAGGACGTGGTGCTGGAGGACATGCCGGTCATCCCGATGTTCTTCGAGCTCGAGCAGGCCATGCACTCGGAGAACGTCAGCGACGTGGTGATCGACGTCTTCGGCGACATCGACACCGCGGGCGTCACGGTGAACTGA
- a CDS encoding ABC transporter permease, protein MGRYVARRLLLTIPVMLGASFLIFAMVYALPGDPIRALAGDRPLAPAVVAQLREEFNLDDPLLVQYAKYLGGLLQGDLGTDFRGRPVLDTILQRLPVTVRLTLVAIVFEAVIGVVAGVLAGIRRSSFFDSLVLVSTTLVVSIPILVLAFVAQFALGLRLGWFPTSGTNEGWYSYLLPGLVLAAGSLAYVARLTRTSIAENMRADYVRTARAKGLPPSTVVVRHTLRNSLIPVITFIGADVGTLLGGAIVTETVFNLPGIGRAVFDAVRGQEGAVVVGIITLMVFVFIFFNLVVDVLYAVLDPRIRYE, encoded by the coding sequence ATGGGCCGCTACGTCGCGCGCCGCCTTCTGCTCACCATCCCCGTCATGCTCGGGGCCTCGTTCCTGATCTTCGCGATGGTCTACGCCCTGCCGGGCGATCCGATCCGCGCCCTGGCGGGGGACCGCCCGCTCGCGCCGGCCGTCGTGGCCCAGCTGCGCGAGGAGTTCAACCTCGACGACCCGCTCCTGGTGCAGTACGCCAAGTACCTCGGCGGGCTCCTGCAGGGGGACCTCGGCACGGACTTCCGCGGCCGTCCCGTGCTCGACACCATCCTCCAGCGGCTGCCGGTGACGGTGCGCCTGACCCTCGTGGCGATCGTCTTCGAGGCCGTCATCGGCGTCGTCGCCGGCGTGCTGGCCGGCATCCGCCGCAGCAGCTTCTTCGACAGCCTCGTGCTGGTCTCCACGACGCTCGTGGTCTCGATCCCGATCCTCGTGCTGGCGTTCGTGGCGCAGTTCGCCCTCGGCCTGCGGCTGGGCTGGTTCCCGACCTCCGGGACCAACGAGGGCTGGTACAGCTACCTGCTGCCCGGCCTCGTGCTGGCCGCCGGCTCCCTGGCGTACGTGGCGCGGCTGACGCGCACGAGCATCGCGGAGAACATGCGGGCCGACTACGTGCGCACGGCGCGCGCCAAGGGCCTGCCCCCGAGCACGGTGGTCGTGCGGCACACCCTGCGCAACAGCCTGATCCCCGTGATCACGTTCATCGGTGCGGACGTCGGAACCCTGCTGGGCGGGGCGATCGTCACCGAGACGGTGTTCAACCTCCCCGGCATCGGGCGCGCCGTCTTCGACGCCGTGCGCGGCCAGGAGGGCGCCGTCGTCGTCGGCATCATCACCCTGATGGTGTTCGTCTTCATCTTCTTCAACCTGGTCGTGGACGTCCTCTACGCCGTCCTCGACCCGAGGATCCGCTATGAGTAG
- a CDS encoding ABC transporter permease, producing MSSDQQQADLRHDEVLAGTTTGLAEPDVDVTQSRQNSLWSDAWDALKRNPLFWIGSALGVLFVAMAVVPQLFARGADPRSCSLSDSRLPPSAEHWMGFDQQGCDYLANVVYGARNSLLIGVLGVLGVLLLGVVVGALAGYYGRGLDSVLARITDIFYALPLILGALVLLRVGPSTGLPVISERGPGAVAVALAAFGWMTAMRLVRSQVIAVKSSDYVAAARAMGASDLRILVRHILPNAVAPVLVYATITVGVLIAAEATLTYLGVGLQRPAISWGLQISDGQTLLRTAPHLVLFPSLVLTLTVMAFIMLGDALRDALDPRQRS from the coding sequence ATGAGTAGCGACCAGCAGCAGGCCGACCTGCGCCACGACGAGGTGCTCGCCGGGACGACGACGGGGCTCGCCGAGCCGGACGTCGACGTCACGCAGTCCCGCCAGAACAGCCTGTGGAGCGACGCCTGGGACGCGCTGAAGCGCAACCCGCTCTTCTGGATCGGCTCCGCGCTCGGCGTCCTGTTCGTCGCCATGGCGGTCGTGCCCCAGCTGTTCGCGCGCGGCGCCGATCCGCGCTCGTGCAGCCTGAGCGACTCGCGCCTGCCCCCGTCGGCGGAGCACTGGATGGGCTTCGACCAGCAGGGCTGCGACTACCTGGCCAACGTCGTCTACGGCGCGCGCAACTCGCTCCTGATCGGCGTCCTCGGCGTCCTCGGCGTGCTGCTGCTCGGCGTCGTCGTGGGCGCGCTCGCCGGCTACTACGGCCGGGGTCTCGACAGCGTGCTCGCCCGCATCACCGACATCTTCTACGCGCTGCCGCTGATCCTCGGGGCGCTGGTGCTGCTGCGCGTCGGCCCCTCGACGGGGCTGCCGGTGATCAGCGAGCGCGGGCCCGGCGCGGTCGCCGTCGCCCTCGCAGCGTTCGGCTGGATGACGGCGATGCGCCTGGTGCGCTCGCAGGTGATCGCGGTCAAGAGCTCCGACTACGTCGCCGCCGCGCGCGCGATGGGCGCCTCGGACCTGCGCATCCTCGTCCGGCACATCCTGCCCAACGCGGTGGCGCCCGTCCTCGTCTACGCGACGATCACCGTCGGCGTCCTCATCGCCGCCGAGGCGACCCTGACCTACCTCGGGGTGGGCCTGCAGCGCCCCGCCATCTCCTGGGGGCTGCAGATCTCCGACGGGCAGACGCTGCTGCGCACCGCACCGCACCTGGTGCTCTTCCCGAGCCTGGTGCTCACCCTGACCGTGATGGCCTTCATCATGCTGGGCGACGCCCTGCGCGACGCCCTGGACCCGAGGCAGCGCTCATGA